GTTAAGTTAACAATAGAAGTATTTAAGTCTCTGAACCAAGAGAATAGGCTTTTCATCTTGCTACAAATGTTTGATTCTTTCTATGAGAATGTTTGGGAAGTCCTCTGTTTTAGGTAGAAGTGATATATCAAATAACGCCTGAGAGTTTTTTCCTCTCTTTGCCGCGAGCAGGCAAGATCTCAATTGTGTATATGAACCAGGGCTAAAGCTTTTAATAGGTGCCCCTAATTCGCTTAAATCTTTAACGCAGCCAGCGAGACTAGACGCTACAACATTGCACCTCATTGCCAAAGCTTCGTTAATTACTAAGCCCCATGTTTCCTTATCGTTAGAGGGCAAAATTAGTGTATCACTTGCTGCATATGCTTGGCAAATTTTTGACTGATTCATGAATCCCAGATGATGAAAATTGTGCCCCAGTACTTGATTCATTCGTCTTAACCACTCTCTCTCGAGCGGACCAGCGCCAACACTAATAAAATGAACGTTATTTTCTTGTAGTTCTTGGCAGTTGCAAAATGCTTTTGGTATGCAGAAAATATCTTTTTCTTTACTGTATCTGCCTGCATAGATGAAAACCATTGCATCATAGTTAATGCCTAGCAATTGCCTTAATTCTGTTCTGTACTTGTGATATTTTTTGGACTCATGTTGCAGTAAATTTGTGTCAGGAGAGTAATTGACTATTTGAAGCCTATTGCATTTAACCCCCCTTTTTTCACAATGAATTCTGCCATGCGATGTGATTGGGAAAATGCACTTTGACTTGCTATATAGAGAACGAAGAAGAAGATCTCTGAAGAAACTTATAAGCCAGTTCCTTTGTTTAACCTGGTCCGTGGCTTCTGTTCTGATAAATATATTCTTACCGGTCCAGCCGCATATAATTCCTGCTAGAAGTGTTAATGCAGGTGCGTGGTTAAAGAATAGGATAGCACTGGGCGTGTATGTATTTATTTTTTTGAGTAGTCTCGGCAAATGAGAAAGCCCTCTCAATCCTTCGACCTTCGTTAGTGGCTTATCCGTTAAAAACTCATAGTCAAAACCTTTTAGAATTTGATTATCCCATTCAAGCTCTACACCAAACCCAGGATCTATAGCTTTACTCGCTTTTTGTTTAAATGCATTCTGAGGGCTGATATATAATACTTTGGTGTCAACTGACTTGCTGATCAGTCTTAGTTGTGGAGATACGTATTGGATTGGATGTGTACTAACAACTAGTAATTTCACTGGATGATATCCAAAACTGCTGTTGTCAGATCTGATATGAATGGTGTTGGTTGATTTCTTTTTGTCCAAGGCCACATTGCTAATGCCTCTTTAAGTTTTGCTGCAAGCATTCTGCTTTGTCCAGCTGGAAAGACCCATCCAGCGGAACTAGATGAGACCAGGTCATGACGACATCCAACGTTATCGCTCACTATTACTTTAACCCCTTGGCTTAGTGCTTCGTTCACTACAAGACCCCACACCTCACCTTGTACTGAAGGCAAAATAAGTAGGTCAATCAATTGATAGAAAGCAGGCATTTCTGTTTGATTAAGAAACCCTTCGCTTTGACATTGTATGCAAGCTTTCTTGCATTGGCTCATGAACTCACTGAACAAAGGCCCTGTTCCTGCAGTTTTAATACGGATCATATTTCTTTCTTTTATTGATAGATGCGTTATCGCTTCAATTATCGTTAGCGGGTCTTTCACTGGAGTAAATTTTCCTACAAAGCCAATATTTATAATGTCTTTTCTGTCGTACTGCATATCATTCTTGTAAGTCAAATTCTTTATCGGCTTGATAACTTTTTTGTCTACCGCATAGACTGCAGTGCTTAACTTTTGGGGGCATACTCCTAGCCTTATGTAGTGGTCATACGACTCACTGCCTATAGGGAAAAAGTGATATACAAATTTATAATAAAAGCTTAGTATTATATCTCTTGCAAGGCCTTTGGGTTTGCTTCTTTGGAGAGCGCTATCTGATGTATCAGCTCGTAATAGTATTTTCTTTTTCGCTAAAATAAGCATTAATGAACAGGCTGCGATATAGAAGGGTGAATATGCAAAAATAAAAACATAATCTGGATCGTATTTAATAATTTGCAGGCATGTTTTAATTGCTAATCCAAGAGAGCCAATTTGATTTAAGTCAGTCAAGCTTTTTCTGGATGATGTATACCATTGGTAGCCTTCAAGTATATTGCAATCCCACTTAATGCTTATGCCAAAATCTGGATCATACGATTTCCCTTGTGCGCCATGTAGGCATCCAAAAAATACCTTGCTTTCGATTTTAGATAATTCCCCTAGCTCCCTAAAAAATGGAGCAAAATATTGAACTGGATGAGTACACAAAATAGCCACCTTTTTGCTTCTGGCCTCTGAGTTTGATCTCGATCTTTTCATTGTTATGTCAACTTCAATTAGTTTGAGTTTTTCATTGGTCCTGTGCAAGTGAGCTGCATATCCATAGCAATATAACATTGCCGATACATACTCTGGTTCTCAGGCTTGATTGTCAAGTTTTAAGACCAGCTTTTTTAGGAAAATGGTAATTCCTGCTGTTACTACTGATATTGCAATGAGTTTGATGATTAATTTTGGAAAGCCAAAAATAAAAAATTCAGTATTGTAGCTGGCTGAACCATTCAATATAAATAAGGGAGTTGAAGCAAGCATATACCCATAAATAGGAGGTACTCTGCAGGTTGCATTTGTTATGAGGCTTTCTAGTGCCTTAGCACTTATTCCCATCAACAAAAACCATAGCCCAACTGCTTGTAAGCTACCACGTTGAAATAAATCAGCATATAAATTAAGCGTCTCCCCTTTGGATATTTCTGTTTGCGAAAATCCAAGAAGTAAAATGTTTTTGTTCCATCTATTTTTATCGCTTATTTGTGAAACTCCGCCATCATTGGAGTTAGTCTTTGTTTCCCATATATCATGAAATCCTATATTGGACTCGGCATGATCTATACACCTTTCAATTTCTTTGCTTTCTCGACTTTCTCTATTGGCTTGACTATACTTTTCACTTCTAAGCAGTTCTTTGCAAGTTGATTGATCTAAAAATGCTGCGTCGGAAAACTCGTTTCTTCTGTTATGAGTGACTAATGATTCTACATTTACTCTGAAATCGGTTGATGCTGCTATTGTTTTTATACCATAGATTGGATCGTCTCTGAAAAATGTTGCTTTTGATCTAGCGATTCTTAGTGTTTCGCCGGCTGGTATCAGGATAAGAAGCGTACAAAGCGCTATTGCTGATATCTTAAGTATTTGATTTTTTTTAAATTTTTTAAATATTACTGCTCCGCAGAACAGGCAGCTGAGATGAGCTAGCAGAATGCTGCGACTGCCAGTTTTGACGTCGATACATAAAATCAGAAAGAGAAACAATGTGGTTGTAATTTTTTCTTTTTTGCCAGAATTTTCGTGGCTGTGGGTGAGTGCTGCAATGGAAGCAAAAACGAACGCATTTGAACTCACTTCTCTGATCATGCTTGCAGTAATTGCTTTTGAGATTATTCCTTCCTGTAAATATGAACTGAATCTTGTATGAGCCTCAAAAAAAATACCTGCTATTGATGTGCTGATAGCTATGAAGCCAAGTTCGTTGGCGTGAGTGCGAGCAGCATTCTTGATTTGTATCCTGGTTCGCTTGATTCTTTTTGAAATATGTTTCTGGTTGTCTTTTCTTACTGTCTTGACTATTGCCTTGCTGTAGGTGAATATCCCAATACTAAATAGTATTATTCCTATTGAGATTGCTTCTGTTTGCCTTCCCAAGGATAGGTTTGCCAGTGATCTTGAATGGAATGGACTGACTCCATATATTGATTTTGCAATGGCTGGTATGGCTATGAATGCGCAGTTTGATGCAATCCAAAGAGCTCCAAAGGGGACTAGTGTGTAGTTAAAATTCTTTTCTCTATTCTTTTCCGCCATCCAAATTATTATTGATCCCGCTAGGCATGCGGCGGTGATCGTTATTGCGTTTCCCATGTCTGTCATTTGTTTAATGATTGATTGCTGTCTTTAGAGGTTTTGAATAAAAGATCCGCCGCAATTTGCTGGGATCATTTTCAGTCCTGCATTGGTTCAGTTGCCTAGTTGTTTTGCATGCATGAGTCACGCTCCCCACCAGTGGTTGCGGTACTCAGCTTTCATTAGTTCGTTAATCTCAAGAGTGACCCGCTCGTGTTCGCTAAATATTTTATTTTAGTGCTCAAGCATCATTTTGCCAAGTCGCACTTGTGGCCTCAGGGTTTAAGCGAATAAGCAGTGCCATTCTCAATCGCTCATGGACTTGTAATAGCTCTAATATCCTGGTCTGCCATTTTCTCAATAGTCTATATAACTTGTTGTGGTATTAATAAGTAGTTCAGCTATTCCAATCCATATTGGTTTTAACGAATTCTCGATGTGTCTACAGTCGTGTCAAGGCCGAGCCCAAGCTTAATCATTTGCTTGCGTAGGGCAACATTCACGAAGGATGCCCTCGATAGATATCGGTGCCTTTGCTTGGCACCATTTTTAGCAGCTTGATGTAACGGGCTGAATAACTTTTGCAACTTCTTCAGTTTGGGATGAGCGCTCTTGAGGCTTTTTTGCATCAATTTCTAAGGCGCCTCCTGAAAGTTGAATTTTGCATCTGCGGGATCAACTGCAAATGCATCTGCTTCGTAGACTCGGCTTAGATTCTGCTTTGAAACGGTTTTCCCCTACGTTGATGTCTACATGACACGGAGGTTACAGCTGCAATTTGCCAAGCGTTAAAATCTTCCTGTTCAAACTATCTTGTTGCCAACAGGCTTACACCCCTATCCATGATTGTTCTGAAGATCTCCAACTCATCAGAGGTTGTGGCGTCCAAAGTTGGCAAGTTTCTGGAAGCGCTGACTCCTGACAACGTCGATCAGGCCGCTGTTGAAGACCAGGTCATCAAGAAGCTGGTGGAGAACCTTTCAGCTGAGGGGATCAAGGGTGAGATTGCCTCCGTTAACGGTGTTGATATAGAAGGAGCCGAACTCATTCTCCACAATGGGTTGAAAGTCCGGAAGCATGCCAGTTTCTGAGGTGAATCAGCTTCAGGATTCCGGCGTCGATCTGATCACCAGTCGTCGCAATCCTCTTGTTCGGCGTCTTCGCTCTCTGGCGGCGTCCTCAGGGCGTCAGCAGGACGGACATCTTCTGCTCGAAGGCACGCATCAACTGCAAGAGCTGCTGTCTTTGCCGCGTCGGCCGACCATGCCAATCAAGGTGATTGCGACGCCAGCCTGGCTGGACTCTCATGCGGATCTGATCGATCTCTCGGCGGCTGACATCGATCTGCAGCCGATGGCTGATGAAGCCCTCAGAGCAGCTCTCTCCACGGTCAACCCCGATGGGGTGGCCTGTCTCTGGCCTGTCGACCAGCTACCGGAGTCTGCAGAAGCCCCATCGTTTGTGTTGGCCCTTGATCGTGTGCAGGATCCCGGCAACGTCGGCACCTTGCTGCGCACCGCGCTGGCTGCCGATGTTGAGGAGGTCTGGCTTGCTGCAGGTGCTGACCCCTTGGCTCCGAAAGTGGTGCGCTCAGCCGTTGGAGCAGTGCTGCGACTACCGCTCAGACGGTTGGGGCCTACGGATGTGGTTGGTGTCGAGCAGTTGACCGACAAGCTCAGCGCAGCCCGTGATCGTGGTCTTCAGGTGGTGGCGGCGCTGGTGCCTGACTCAGGAACTGGGATGCCGGTGATTCCTTACTGGCAGCTGGACTGGTGCCGTCCCACCGTGTTGGTGCTCGGTAATGAGGCAGCAGGTCTTCATCCAGCCCTGCAGGCCTGCTGCAGCCATGGGGTCACGCTTCCCCACAGCAGTCAGGTTGAGTCTCTCAATGTCGCCTCAGCAGCCGTTCCTCTCCTTTTGGAACGTCGACGGGCGACAATGACGGCCTCCTTGCAGCTGTCCGGGTGAGCGACGCCAGTTTCGACTTCGATGTGATCGTGATCGGTGCCGGTTATGGCGGTTTCGATGCGGCCAAACATGCCGCTGATCACGGACTGAAGGTGGCGATCATCGAGTCTCGCGATATGGGCGGGACCTGCGTGAATCGTGGCTGTGTTCCGTCTAAAGCCCTGTTGGCAGCCTCCGGCCGGGTGCGAGAGCTTGCCGATGCCAAGCATCTCTCCAGCTTTGGTATCCACGCGGCACCTGTTCGCTTTGAGCGCCAAAAGATCGCTGATCACGCCAATGAACTGGTGGCCACGATCCGCAGCAACCTCACCAAGACGCTTGAGAGGGCTGGTGTCACGATCATCCGTGGTCAGGGACGCCTGGATGCCCCACAGAGGGTGGGAGTCCGTGAAATCAGCGGTGTCGACAGGGTTCTCTCGGCTCGTGATGTGATCCTCGCCACCGGTTCTGATCCCTTTGTTCCGCCTGGTATCGAGACGGATGGACGCAGTGTGTTTACCAGTGATGAGGCCGTGAACCTGGAATGGCTTCCACGCTGGATCGCCATCATCGGTAGTGGATACATCGGCCTGGAATTCGCCGATGTTTACACCGCGCTCGGATGTGAGGTGACCATGATTGAGGCCCTAGATCGGGTGATGCCCACCTTCGATCCAGATATCGCCAAGCTTGCTGCGCGCAAGCTGATCGACGGTCGTGACATCGATGCCCGTTCAGGCGTTCTGGCCAAGTCGATCAAGCCTGGTTCCCCCGCAGTGATCGAACTGGTTGATATGCAGACCCGTGAACCCGTTGAGACTCTGGAGGTTGATGCGGTGCTGGTTGCTACGGGCAGGGTGCCGAGCAGCAAAGGTCTCAACCTTGAGGCCTTGGGTGTTGAAACCAACCGCGGATTTGTGCCCATCGACGACGGCATGCGAGTGCTCTCTGGCGGTCAGCCCGTACCCCACCTCTGGGCTGTCGGCGATGTGACCGGCAAGCTGATGCTGGCCCATACCGCCGCTGCTCAGGGCACGGTGGCTGTCGACAATATCCTCGGCCACACCCGTGAGATCGACTACCGCAGTATTCCTGCAGCCACGTTTACGCACCCTGAAATCAGCTCAGTGGGGCTGAGCGAAGCCGATGCCAAGCAGCAGTCTGCTGATCAGGGGTTCGAGCTCGGCGTGGTTCGCAGCTATTTCAAGGCCAATTCCAAGGCTCTGGCTGAACTGGAAAGTGATGGCCTGATGAAATTGCTTTTTAACAAGGTCACTGGTGAGGTGCTTGGTGCCCATATCTATGGACTGCATGCCGCTGACCTGATTCAGGAGGTCTCCAATGCGGTGGCCCGTCGTCAGAGTGTGCGTCAGCTGGCCACCGAAGTGCACACTCATCCGACCCTCAGCGAAGTGGTTGAAGTGGCCTACAAGCAGGCTGCCGCTTCTCTCACCGCCGCTGCCTGATCACCTCCCACGTTTGCCGCTATGGAGTTTCGTCGCCGTCCACCCAATCCCAAGGTTCAGGTAGCTCATCTCGAATATGCCATCCCTCATGAGGAGAGTGAGCCCCGCAACATCCTCGAAAAGATCGTCTGGGAGAAAGACAAGGAAATTGAAGTCGCGCGTCAGCGCATGCCCTTGGCGCAGCTGAAAGCACGTGTTGCTGAACTCCCCAAGGCAAGAGATTTTCTGGCCACGTTGCGATCGGCACCTGTTCTGCCGGCTGTGATCGCTGAGGTTAAAAAGGCCAGTCCCAGTAAGGGTGTGATCCGTGAGGATTTCGATCCCGTTGCGATCGCACGTTCTTATGTGTCCGGTGGTGCCAGCTGCCTGTCCGTGTTGACGGACAAGACCTTTTTCCAGGGTGGTTTCGATGTGCTGGTCGCCGTCCGCGAGGCCGTGGATGTGCCTTTGCTCTGCAAAGACTTCATCCTCAGTCCACATCAGCTCTATCAGGCGCGTGCGGCCGGTGCTGATGCAGCACTGTTAATCGCTGGAATTCTTTCGGATCAGGATCTGTCGTATCTGCGCAAAGTAGCCGCGGCGATCGGACTCACGGTTCTGGTGGAAGTGCACGACGCGCAAGAACTGCAGCGGGTTCTGGCTCTTGGCGGTTTCCCATTGATTGGAGTCAACAACAGGGATCTCACCAGTTTTGAGACCGACCTCTCCACCACAGAGCAACTGGCCGAACAGTTTGCAGACGAACTCAAAGCCCAGGGCGCGCTGCTGGTGAGTGAGTCGGGTCTGTTCGCTCGAGCTGATCTCGATCGCGTTCAGGCCGCAGGTGCTGCTGCGGTGTTGGTAGGTGAAGCCTTGATGCGTCAGCAGGATGTGGAGCAGGGTCTGCGCACGTTGATGTCCGGCTGAGTCAGGTCCCTTCGCTGGACCGACCTGTCGGTGGGATCACAGCAGTCACTTCACCGATCACTTGCTCCAAGGCCACCTGCCCAAACTGGCGGCTGTCTGTGTTGGCTGTTGGATTATCGCCTCTGAGCTCTAGCCAGCCATCGTTCGACTGCCAGACGCGCTTTGTGATCACCAGATTGAGGTCGCTTGGGTGATGGCAGACCACAACGGTCCCCGGTGATGGCGATCTGCCGTCATGGGGCCGCAGCTTCACCAGCATCCGTTGCTTGGGTTGAAGAGCGGGGAGCATCGAGTCTCCCTCCACCTGGAACAGCCTGCGTCGCCCCAAAAAAAACAGCAGCAGATCCTTTAGACCCGCTGCTGGAAGTGGAGTGTTCACAGTGGTTCACCCAGTAGGTGATGCACTCTGGAGGCGGTGACCCAGGCGTCGTTGCGGCCTTTGGACTGCCAGAACATGCCATGGATTTTTTCAACGGCTGCCATCAGCTCCTCTGCCTTGCCCTGATCGATGTTGACCTTGCAGGCGCTGCAGAGTTTTGCTGCTTTCCAGAAGGTGTCGTGCAGGTCGGGGAACGTGGCGAGGTGATCGGGCTTGAAGTAGTCCGTCCAGAGGATCATCAGCTCTTTCTTGGCCTTGGTTGCTTCCTCTTCCTTGATCGCCACGTAGCGCGAAAACGTGTTGTTGTAATGCGCGAGAGCTGACGCGTCGCCTGCTGCAGGCGCTTCGATGGCCTTGAGCTTTTTGGTCATTGAGAGAACAGCTTCCGCTGCAACACGCGCTGAAGCAGGGTCGTAGACCCCACAAGGACCATCGCAGTGGGCTTGTGCTGCTTCAGCAGGTAGTGCGCGAAAGATGGCTGA
This genomic window from Synechococcus sp. MIT S9220 contains:
- a CDS encoding glycosyltransferase, whose translation is MKLLVVSTHPIQYVSPQLRLISKSVDTKVLYISPQNAFKQKASKAIDPGFGVELEWDNQILKGFDYEFLTDKPLTKVEGLRGLSHLPRLLKKINTYTPSAILFFNHAPALTLLAGIICGWTGKNIFIRTEATDQVKQRNWLISFFRDLLLRSLYSKSKCIFPITSHGRIHCEKRGVKCNRLQIVNYSPDTNLLQHESKKYHKYRTELRQLLGINYDAMVFIYAGRYSKEKDIFCIPKAFCNCQELQENNVHFISVGAGPLEREWLRRMNQVLGHNFHHLGFMNQSKICQAYAASDTLILPSNDKETWGLVINEALAMRCNVVASSLAGCVKDLSELGAPIKSFSPGSYTQLRSCLLAAKRGKNSQALFDISLLPKTEDFPNILIERIKHL
- a CDS encoding glycosyltransferase family 4 protein, whose product is MHRTNEKLKLIEVDITMKRSRSNSEARSKKVAILCTHPVQYFAPFFRELGELSKIESKVFFGCLHGAQGKSYDPDFGISIKWDCNILEGYQWYTSSRKSLTDLNQIGSLGLAIKTCLQIIKYDPDYVFIFAYSPFYIAACSLMLILAKKKILLRADTSDSALQRSKPKGLARDIILSFYYKFVYHFFPIGSESYDHYIRLGVCPQKLSTAVYAVDKKVIKPIKNLTYKNDMQYDRKDIINIGFVGKFTPVKDPLTIIEAITHLSIKERNMIRIKTAGTGPLFSEFMSQCKKACIQCQSEGFLNQTEMPAFYQLIDLLILPSVQGEVWGLVVNEALSQGVKVIVSDNVGCRHDLVSSSSAGWVFPAGQSRMLAAKLKEALAMWPWTKRNQPTPFISDLTTAVLDIIQ
- a CDS encoding oligosaccharide repeat unit polymerase; translated protein: MAEKNREKNFNYTLVPFGALWIASNCAFIAIPAIAKSIYGVSPFHSRSLANLSLGRQTEAISIGIILFSIGIFTYSKAIVKTVRKDNQKHISKRIKRTRIQIKNAARTHANELGFIAISTSIAGIFFEAHTRFSSYLQEGIISKAITASMIREVSSNAFVFASIAALTHSHENSGKKEKITTTLFLFLILCIDVKTGSRSILLAHLSCLFCGAVIFKKFKKNQILKISAIALCTLLILIPAGETLRIARSKATFFRDDPIYGIKTIAASTDFRVNVESLVTHNRRNEFSDAAFLDQSTCKELLRSEKYSQANRESRESKEIERCIDHAESNIGFHDIWETKTNSNDGGVSQISDKNRWNKNILLLGFSQTEISKGETLNLYADLFQRGSLQAVGLWFLLMGISAKALESLITNATCRVPPIYGYMLASTPLFILNGSASYNTEFFIFGFPKLIIKLIAISVVTAGITIFLKKLVLKLDNQA
- a CDS encoding RNA methyltransferase, giving the protein MPVSEVNQLQDSGVDLITSRRNPLVRRLRSLAASSGRQQDGHLLLEGTHQLQELLSLPRRPTMPIKVIATPAWLDSHADLIDLSAADIDLQPMADEALRAALSTVNPDGVACLWPVDQLPESAEAPSFVLALDRVQDPGNVGTLLRTALAADVEEVWLAAGADPLAPKVVRSAVGAVLRLPLRRLGPTDVVGVEQLTDKLSAARDRGLQVVAALVPDSGTGMPVIPYWQLDWCRPTVLVLGNEAAGLHPALQACCSHGVTLPHSSQVESLNVASAAVPLLLERRRATMTASLQLSG
- the lpdA gene encoding dihydrolipoyl dehydrogenase; this translates as MSDASFDFDVIVIGAGYGGFDAAKHAADHGLKVAIIESRDMGGTCVNRGCVPSKALLAASGRVRELADAKHLSSFGIHAAPVRFERQKIADHANELVATIRSNLTKTLERAGVTIIRGQGRLDAPQRVGVREISGVDRVLSARDVILATGSDPFVPPGIETDGRSVFTSDEAVNLEWLPRWIAIIGSGYIGLEFADVYTALGCEVTMIEALDRVMPTFDPDIAKLAARKLIDGRDIDARSGVLAKSIKPGSPAVIELVDMQTREPVETLEVDAVLVATGRVPSSKGLNLEALGVETNRGFVPIDDGMRVLSGGQPVPHLWAVGDVTGKLMLAHTAAAQGTVAVDNILGHTREIDYRSIPAATFTHPEISSVGLSEADAKQQSADQGFELGVVRSYFKANSKALAELESDGLMKLLFNKVTGEVLGAHIYGLHAADLIQEVSNAVARRQSVRQLATEVHTHPTLSEVVEVAYKQAAASLTAAA
- the trpC gene encoding indole-3-glycerol phosphate synthase TrpC; translated protein: MEFRRRPPNPKVQVAHLEYAIPHEESEPRNILEKIVWEKDKEIEVARQRMPLAQLKARVAELPKARDFLATLRSAPVLPAVIAEVKKASPSKGVIREDFDPVAIARSYVSGGASCLSVLTDKTFFQGGFDVLVAVREAVDVPLLCKDFILSPHQLYQARAAGADAALLIAGILSDQDLSYLRKVAAAIGLTVLVEVHDAQELQRVLALGGFPLIGVNNRDLTSFETDLSTTEQLAEQFADELKAQGALLVSESGLFARADLDRVQAAGAAAVLVGEALMRQQDVEQGLRTLMSG
- the sodX gene encoding nickel-type superoxide dismutase maturation protease produces the protein MNTPLPAAGLKDLLLFFLGRRRLFQVEGDSMLPALQPKQRMLVKLRPHDGRSPSPGTVVVCHHPSDLNLVITKRVWQSNDGWLELRGDNPTANTDSRQFGQVALEQVIGEVTAVIPPTGRSSEGT
- the sodN gene encoding superoxide dismutase, Ni, which encodes MFRSALSAIFRALPAEAAQAHCDGPCGVYDPASARVAAEAVLSMTKKLKAIEAPAAGDASALAHYNNTFSRYVAIKEEEATKAKKELMILWTDYFKPDHLATFPDLHDTFWKAAKLCSACKVNIDQGKAEELMAAVEKIHGMFWQSKGRNDAWVTASRVHHLLGEPL